The following is a genomic window from Rhododendron vialii isolate Sample 1 chromosome 9a, ASM3025357v1.
ttgtttgtatgccctgaaactgctactaatttgtacttaaataggcctctatgaatttgaattcaaatgttcCCTCCAAAGTAGCAGTTGAAAAACTCCTTCGAATTCTGATGAAGAACCCTcttcaactgccgatcatgcccacgtcAGAAAAACTGTTTTGTTAATTGCGGTTAGCATCCTCTTtaatcgtggaatcatgggaCTTAATTCCTCTTTGACACGTGTCGTCTGATCGACGGTTCAAAGGGCCATAGGAATATGCCACGTGTAGGCCAATCGATGGACAAGACTTTTTTATAGTTTCATCATCGATTTACTTCCATTCTAAATTATTAAGGTGAGTGCATTCTATTCTTTCACTTGCccatatttacccttgccacgtgtcGTCCAATCGACGGGTAAAAAGGAATTCTCAGTTATTGTACAAACACTCCCCCGTCTGACACACACACCAGACCCGACCCCACCCCAGtgttccaaaaataccccttgTTGGGAAGCCAGAACAAGACAAATATCCAGGGCAATTTGGTAATTTCACGCCTCTGTTGTCCAGCTTTTTAAGATTGGCTTTTTTTAGTCAGAGATTTGATGGCTTTTTTGGCTTATTTCCGGCGGGAAAGCCAGCTTATTTTTTTGGCCGAACAGGCCCTAAGGGCCATGTGACTTTGGGAAGTTCCAATGCTTAAACAAGAGAGGAGGTACTCGCATTTCTACTTTGGGGAGTTCCAATGATCATTCTGTCATTCAATTTAATATCAGAATGTGTaaagtaaattaaaaataaatcccATTTATTTTCATCCACCGTTCTTTTCTAAACTCGtctaaccaattttttttcctctctgaCAATTTTTATAGGAAGAAGTAGAATGGTATGGATTCTCGGAACAGGTATCAATTATGTGCTTCATTAGCTTAACTTTTTCATTCACATGATAGTGATCGAGAttccttttcctctttccaTTATACTTCTCTAGGTTTACATGTAATAGGAAGGTAACCTAGAACAATTATCTACATCTAACCATTTCTTCGGAATTGTGCTTCAGTTGTCCCTGCTGTTGGCATTATGGTAATTCTATTGTTCTGCATTATCATCAAGAAACTCTCAAAAACTGAATCAACATTCTTTTGGGAAAAGAAGACAGAGAACTACCGAAACGTTGAGGCATTTATAAAGAATTGTGGATCTCTTTCTCCAAAAAGATACACTTACTCCGACATCAAGAAAATTACCAACTCCTTTAGAACTAAAATAGGCCAAGGAGGCTTTGGTTGTGTCTTCAAAGGAAAGTTAGAAAATGACTGCCTCGTGGCAGTGAAGGTTCTGCAAGGGTTGAAAGGCAATGGAGAAGAGTTCATTAACGAGGTTGCAACCATCAGTAGAACTTCTCATGTAAATATTGTGACTCTTCTTGGGTTCTGTTTTGAGGGTTGCCATAGAGCTCTTATATATGAGTTCATGCCTAGTGGATCTCTTGACAAATTCATACATGATGGTGGTGCCTCGACATATCGCCAGTTGGGTTGGGAAGCAATGTACCGAATTGCAATTGGTATTGCCCGAGGGTTGGAGTACTTACACCGTGGTTGCAATACTCGAATTTTGCATTTTGACATAAAGCCACATAATATTCTTTTAAATGAGGACTTTTGCCCAAAAATATCTGATTTTGGACTTGCTAAACTATGCCCGCAAAAAGTGAGTATCATATCGTTGACGGGTGCTAGAGGAACAGCGGGCTACATTGCCCCAGAAGTATTTTGCAGAAATTTTGGTGGGGTTTCACACAAGTCTGATGTGTATAGCTATGGGATGATGGTTCTAGAAATGGTTGGCGGAAGAAAGAATATAAGTGTCGAGGTTGATCGTACGAGTGAAATATACTTTCCACATTGGGTATACAAGCGTCTTGAGCTTGATGAAGAACTCGGATTGCATGGCATTATGGATGGTGAGGCAAATGCAAGTGCAAGGAAGATGATAATAGTTGGCCTATGGTGTATACAGACTGATCCTTCAAACCGACCATCAATGAGTCGGGTGGTGGAGATGTTAGAAGGAAGCACTGAGTCTTTGCAAATCCCCCCGAAGCCTTATTTATCTTCTCCCTCAAGAGCACCAGTGGATTCGTCCACTACTCATGTCATGACATTTTTGTGACGATGCATGCATGCTTCTGAAGGGAAAGGCAAAATGTGCAATCCCCATGATTTCAAAAGGCACCCGGGAAAATTTGGTAATTTTGTATCTCCTATTTATTGTTGACGCATATCGCACAAAGCTTCTTAAGTTTCTTATGTCTGTACAAGAAACTATGATGCTTCCATAGTGAAAGTTCAACCCATAGTCGTAAATTCTTATTTGGCATGTATTGAGGCCTATAATGTGTATGCAGTTTCATGTTCTTTGCACAAGTGTCAAACTTGACTCGGGTGAAGACTTGTAGCTGTGCGAAAGTACAATAAACTTGAAGTATTGGGGTTAGTACGAAAGCAAGAGGGCTAGATTGTTGGTGAATTTGATTGTTTGATTCACGACAAAGCATTTAGATTGGTATACGGCCATCGAAGGAGATAAAAGGTCTCAATTCAACCCTTCTTATCTCACCACTCGATCAACAGTACTTTGACGAGTTCCGCTGAGTCTGGAACTTTGTGTATCAATGGCAATAGCTATAAATGCACATGACGTGCCTATCTGTTACCAAAATTCtctgttttctttccaatcgacagGAAATcgtatcgtaagcttgctggaatgtgggtgtgaaaagtggagtttggttccttgccgtatttcaagacttctttgaaaacaaacaatgaagtggatgaagtatggaagaagattaacaaaatggactttattaaccctcaaagtagaagaacaatcaatcgaaATGATTGAATGAGcaattacaagttaactctactcctagaaaagaaaagataaatgcCTGATTgacgttgtttgtgtgtccttgaaactgctactaacttgttTTTAAATAGGCCTCcctacatttgaattcaaatcttcccCCCAAAGTAGTAGTTGAACATTCCCTCAAATTTTGATTAAGAACTTCCTccaactgccgatcatgcccacgttgagAAAATTGTCTTGGTAATTGCGGTTATCATTCTCTTcaatcgtggaatcatgggGTTTAATTCCCTTTGACACCTGTCACCTGATCGACGGGTCAAAGGGCCATCGGAATACGCCACGTGTAGGCCAATCGACGGACAAGACTTTTTTATAGTTTCACCATCGATTTACTTCCATTCTAAATTATTAAGGTGAGTCCATTCTATTCTCCTACTTGTCCATATTTATCCTTGCCACGTGTCGCCTGATCGACGGGTAAAAATGgaaatcttaattgtggtacaaacaatgccccccttatttgTTTGAGTTAAAAATCATTTAACTCGAATAAATAATTCCTTTGCCTTTTCCAAAAGGCGTGATTAACACACGGGGCTCTTCCAACGTATATATATCCTTTCGTTTATAAAAATTAAGGCACCGTTACAAACCATCAACCCCGGAATCGATGGCGCCCAAGAAAGCTCCTCAAAGCAAAGCAATGGCTTCCAAAGCTTCTTCCAAGTCGTTGACTCCTTGATCAACCCAGAAGAAAGAATCGAGTTCTCAAAAAACTGAAACCCCAACAAAGTCCTATCTCCCAAGGTACCCTCAATGCCTAAGGGAGGCACCTCAGTTACCTCTTTATTTTATTCCTGTAGTCGGTCATCCCTCCAAATTCATATTGGGTCCTATTTATTCTCCAAACTCCCCTGATTCACTACCGACATATTATCCGGTGAATTTCGACGAACCTTTACTCCTCTCGCTCCCAGGTCTCCATCGTACTGGTTGGAATACCAGAGGAACAATCCGATCATGGCCCACTGTATTCCCATCTTGGACAAAGTGGGTTGACCGTATGAAGAGATACCTACATCTCTCGTGGCATGCAATGGGAATTTATGAAGCTATAGACCTATCTACACAGGCCTTTGAATTTAACCCCAATTtgattgctgctgctgcttgcTTTTGGTCTGTTTCATCTAACACCTTTGTTTTTTCATATGGCCCCATGAGTCTTACTGTTTTGGATATCATTCATCTGACCGGCCTATCGAGTGTGGGTGCAGAAGTTAATGCTGCCTTGGATCATCGCCCTTGTGATCCACCGTTTGAGACCTCTGATAACTCATGGAGTTATGCACATTTTATATCCCTTTTTTGTACTTCTGATCTCAAAGAGCCATCATTTACTGAAAAAGTAGCATTTTACTTGTATTGGCTCAACAAATATGTGCTATGTGTGTCTGGTTTGAAGATTACCAAGGAATATTTTCGCTTGGCCATTTGCTTAGCTCAAGATGCAAAGCTTGCATTAGCTCCCTTTGTACTGGGGACATTGTATAAAGGATTGTGGACATTCACACAGAATAAAATCACCAGTAATTGTGGTGGTCCCTTTTGGATTCTCCAAGCATGGTTGTATGCCTATTTCCATTTCTTAAGCCCACAAGTTATTATCCGAAGAGGAAAGATGGGGGTGAATGCCTGAGCTATGCGGAATACTTTTTAGCCCATGAACCCAAACATGAGGACTCATCCTTCAAGAGGTACTTCAAAGCTTTTCATAGCCTTGTTCTTGAAGAATTACCTAATTGGCTCCCTTTCAAGGACTGCCATTACTCGGCATCACAAAGGATAGAACCCATCCTCAAATTTTTCGTTCCGGCTCAAATGGTCAATGAATTTTAGGCTAGTATCTTGATATCAAGGTTCCTGTCGAtaggattctctccatcaaCTACACGCTTCTCCAACTGTAGTTTCGAAGTTTACATGCCAAATCAGTGTGCTAGACAGTTTGGTTTGTCACAAGGAATCCCTGTCCCTCATACTCATCCGAGGATTAAGGACTTAGCCAAAACAAGGCCAAATGTAACCCAAACTTCCTTGATTACGGAACTGATTGGTCAATTTCAAGGTATCAAGGCCAGTTTCCAGCTAGCAAGTTTTGTGGCCGATCCCTCTCTCACTTCAGAATTCAAACTGTTTTGGGATTGTATCAAGCCTaccattttcaacaaagaatTGAGTAACTGTCTTTTGAGACTGGACTCTGAAGATTCCTCGTCAGGTATCCTCTATGAAATCATCCTCCTTTGTAGTTATGAGGGTGTCATTCTTATTAATTATTTCTCGTGATTTCAGTTTCTAAGAAGGCTCTTGTCTCCAAACCAAAAGGGCCAAAAGGTCGAGATAAAGGGAAGCAACCTGAGGTTTTACTTCCctccaagaaaagaaacaagaattcTCAAGTCCAAAGTACATTGCGAGATCCCCCACTTATGGCAGATGCAATGAAAGGTCTTAACTTACCCGATCGACGGACAAGTCTGCCAGAACTCAGAGATATTGGTAACATTTAAAAGGGTAAGATTCTCATTTTTCTACTAATTTGGACTTCAGATATCGTGTATCAACCCtttattgattcatttcttttctttcatatctagaaaacaaagagaagaCTTCAGCTGGCACCTCAATCAGATGACGAAGGTAATAAAGACAAAGGTTTGATTATAAACCTATCAACCCCTGTTAATTCCTCTTCTGTCAATCAACTTGACCTTCCATTTAATGCCCCTTCACCTTTAAAATGTCCAGCACCAATTTCGGACGAAGGTGTCAAAATTCTAACATGGGCAACAAATCAGCTTTTCCAGAGGTTTTACCATTTGATCCAATTACCGAGCTCATTTTGAGTTCAGTACCAAATTCTCCTATGACTCTGGAAGCTGATCCCCTTGTAGAACTAGAGACTTTTAGAATTGAGCAACCAGAGATCCATTCTCCTGCTCAAAGAGAAAGAGTGCCGGAGCTTCTTGTTGAACAATCAGGAATTCATTCTCCTATTCAAGGAGAAACGATGTCAGAGCCTGTGGAACCATTGACTGAGGCTATTGAATTCTCAGAGCAGTCGCAGACTGAAGTAGAAATCCATAGGCCAGATTTGATCATCAACCCCACTACTCCAAGGGTTTCTCATTCATCTGCCCATGAGGCTGATACTGAATTGTCAGCCAATTCACCAAACTCTGACTTGGACCTTGTGCTGACTAAGACCAAGAAGTATTCTGAATTCTATTCCAAGTCCATTTCTGAGTTTTCTGAATTTCTGACTTCTCCACAATCCTCCGAGCTTAGTGAGGAGACAAAAGATGAGATGAAGACCTTTTTTGAGCTGCTTGAATTTCCACTGTTGGAAATTGCCACTGATCATTCTGCAGCTTTTACTAGCTATATGAATTGTCTGATATCCAAGAAAGTTTTCCCACTGTCTGAGCAAATCAAGCTTGAGGAATTTGGCTCAATTGTAAATGAGAGTTTGACAGTAGCAGCCTATTGTCAGAAAGAGATGAACAGCAAACAGGATACTCTCAATCAATTTGCAGCCATTTCAAATAGTTTGGACACAATGGGAAGCAATATACATCAACTGAAGGATGAATTACagcaaattgaaaatgaaaaggctGCCCTTCTTGCCCGTTTGAGTCAACTCGAtgaccaataaaaaaaatttattagcaCGAAAGGAGTTGATCAGTCAAGAATTATCCAAGCTTTCCTGTGATGAGCGAGGAACTAAAGCTATCATCACAATGGCCAACACCGACTTTTTGAAACATCAGGAAAAATACAATGCTACAAACAGCAAGTGGAGTAATTTTTCCAGGTTGTTCTTGGAGGTTAAGCTCAAGAACCAATAATTAGTCTGTATATTACAACTATAACTTTGGCCTATGTATTTCAGGCATCTATTAGTTgtattctttacttttttgcGATGTTTAGCCTTCTTTTCAAGCTTTTATGGCTTTTGTTTTAAAACATTTGTATTAATTCTGAGTATGCTTATTCTATTCCtgtatttctcaaaattacaCGAATCTCTAAACGGCTCTCGTCCAGAATCGATAGGGAAAATCAACCCCTGCTTGCTTACTTCTTTTGCATTTGAAACAAACCTACTGATAGGGTCAATTCATAGGAAATCATGAAACCATTAACCGATTATTCCGTTCCTTGGTAATGGATGTAAATCGTGGCTAAATATTAACTACTTTATCGATGGGATAAACCTATGACATCCCATGGGAAACACCAACCGTCTTCTCCTCCACTTCCTGTTAGTGGAGATGATCATGCGTAATAACTGCTTTGATTAACTGCTTGGAAAACCTAACCGTTATTTATCTTTTCCTTTATAAATGAAACCTTTATGGGATTGTTGCACATCGATCCTCTCTTATTCTCAATTAGCTTCTtacttttcataattttctgCTCATAGTCAAATTGAAAATCATGGAAATCGATCAAGACACCCCATCGTCATCTTTCAATGTCGTCGATCGGCCACTTTCTCCTATTACAACCATTTCTGGCTGGGATGATCCTTTGCATTCTAACCCTCCATCCAGTTGGAGTATTAAGCCACCCACTGAAAGGGTAATCGTCAGAATGGAGGATCCTCCTCTGTATCCCAATTCAAGTATTCGACGCTCACACGTCAAAGTCAGCTATCAATTTCCCTGGGTCAGAGAGGAACCACTGGCAATGCTACTGGATTCACTACTTTCCATGCCATATAGGCCAATGCCATTTCAACTGGTAAAGGCAGGTGGCAAGCCAAGCTTGGAGAATCATGAATCCTTTTTTGAGAGGGCAAAAAATCAACAAGCTTATTGGAAAGAAATGGTGAGAAAGCCATTTTTTCCTGATGGCATTTCTGATGACCAGCCTGACATCTCTCCCCTTCCTGAGAACCCTGATTGGTTTCAAGAATTGGAGAAACTAAGGTATAATCCCCCACTATCTCAAGCCCATGTAGGGTATTCGATTTATAGAGATTCTGATGAAAATACAGCCAAAGAACTACTGGCTGCTTTTGCCTTTCTAGACGTTCGCATTCTGGAGGAACATGTCCCATATTTGAACTTCCTGTGGGCATGTGAAACCCTCCAATTTTATGAGAGTAGCCTCATTACTACCCATCTTCATGGGTTTAAATCTGCACTGCCTCTTATAAGGCTTTGGATGAAGACCAGCACTGCTGCTTTCTATGATCCCTTTTGGGTTGATTATGAAGTTCAACATGACAAAGTGGTTAAACTTCATAACAAAGTGTTGGACTTAAATCACTCCAATTGGGAGCTACCACCGAATTCCTCAAAAACTCTATTCAAGAAACATCAGAACTGGCTTCGGAAGAAAAACCACAAGAGAGCCCATCTCTTAGCTCAAGCTGAAAAGAATGTAATGGCTATGAGGCCATTAGTAGATAAGAAGATAAAGATGGATGCAGAGGCAATGGCTAGGGACAAAGAGCATGCATTCCTGACCTATGCTTGGgaaaaatttcatgtttttgttactTGGAGTTTTCCACATTATTTTGAGATCATCCGAATTGATGCTGATGGTAACCCTGTTGAACTCATCAATGCCTAAATTTCCTTTCTAAATAGGAAATTTTatgtttatttccttttgtaaGCAGAAAATGTAACTTGTcttattttgaatgaaaagttagccTAAGTTTATAGGCTTTCACCGATGATCTGTTTAGGTATGAATTATCTGTCCATCCAACGATTAACGTTTTCATTGGTCGATTAACTCCCAAGGAGATGGAAAATATGCCTTTAAATACTTTTCATTAATTGTTCTTTCATGAACACTTCCAAGAATAGATTCTAATTGATAAGCACCACCTCTTAGTACTTTTAATACACAAAATGGTCCctcccaatttggagaccatttaccaaaatatcttttctttttcttatctaaaGGCAGAATTGCCTTCCAAACCAAATCACCTTCTGCAAGTGATTTTTCATGGACTCTTTTATTATAAACTCtttctagatttttcttttgtgcttgTATATTATTTAAAGCatcttgtaacgcccctgaattttggtcaataaaaatttcgttaaatatttgaattttatttgaattacttattttctcttaagtGGCTACatgatttcttatttattttcgtcgtagttatatttcggtcgttggttaaactctcAACTAGAAACCTTACGTGatcaatttagttagtttccaaccgactacttggaggaaccaagcaaccgacttacctagttgctagatgaaccttttagaccttttgaaactcttgaacctttgtctttacccattggtccataatggttagggtaatctttgtccattggacaataggcccccccatttaaatattttggtaaagtacaagatatagtattttaatggtgtatgttcatatgtgcaaagtacatttattctttgtttattagggattctcccacccctccattatccattggttaataaccacaagggtaatttttgtccattggataataaactttttattataaaagtacatgtagtctttttaaaaatcttattttaaaataaaaggtacttgtactcttttgtccattggttattaaccgcaaggggaattattatccattgggtaataaccgttagggaagttagtgacccttggataatagagtcttttgaccaaataaagtaccgatgtgactagggaaccttccaataaagttgatttgactagtcaaccttttcaaccctagaaaattacttatttatttccttttattaatttggttttattctttgtcctttggacaataaaagttagggaaactattat
Proteins encoded in this region:
- the LOC131302114 gene encoding rust resistance kinase Lr10-like isoform X3, with the protein product MMGFPSFLLALFLVSHLLVLHSSGFCPPSFNCSGPLDPIKIPHTNYTRSLYGLCTVSCDEPDPKVIWKGIPYPDSNTTPGTIKINDSALKTLIQSNSCDFSSYIPTFYNNPSSVSFTISPSLTIFKCNTSSHKLRWEADEYFRDNHDRYDGCEGGGYTVYYSHPNDQVDQDPTRGSHLPNCHRFQLPSVEEEGDPPSDLFSLLTSDFFVEYHLSDECLKCRDDDGGLCLRHLRECSNETGGRSRMVWILGTVVPAVGIMVILLFCIIIKKLSKTESTFFWEKKTENYRNVEAFIKNCGSLSPKRYTYSDIKKITNSFRTKIGQGGFGCVFKGKLENDCLVAVKVLQGLKGNGEEFINEVATISRTSHVNIVTLLGFCFEGCHRALIYEFMPSGSLDKFIHDGGASTYRQLGWEAMYRIAIGIARGLEYLHRGCNTRILHFDIKPHNILLNEDFCPKISDFGLAKLCPQKVSIISLTGARGTAGYIAPEVFCRNFGGVSHKSDVYSYGMMVLEMVGGRKNISVEVDRTSEIYFPHWVYKRLELDEELGLHGIMDGEANASARKMIIVGLWCIQTDPSNRPSMSRVVEMLEGSTESLQIPPKPYLSSPSRAPVDSSTTHVMTFL